A window from Armatimonas rosea encodes these proteins:
- a CDS encoding glycosyltransferase family 4 protein, whose translation MKTKKKPVRVLYLDHTAQLSGGEIALLRLISNLDRSLVEPVVVLAEEGPLVARLRAQRIETHVVLLTEKIHQVRKDELTYKGWVKALGNVPLFWHYAQTVATFARQNSIELIYTNSLKSDFYGALAGLQARLPVIWHVRDRIESSYLPKPATALVRLFAQWLPVCVVANSHATLETLQLPSTKPSEVVYSGFTPEFCACCQEPRAQNERPQVGLVGRIASWKGQEILIRAAAQLLSRGTQAHFRIIGAPLFGEDEELERLKHLVGELGIESHVSFLGFQPDIPQQLLQLDILVHASTTPEPFGQVVVEGMLAGLPVIATDGGGVREIITHGQTGLLVPCGDVDALAQSLQRLLDSPAEAAELAAKGRAHAQQTFTIAHSARASEQLYRRVLDHWQAAAQKTATPPRQLIYAGWAAVVVVLFALGELQIFQ comes from the coding sequence ATGAAAACCAAGAAAAAGCCCGTACGTGTCCTGTATCTGGATCATACAGCACAACTAAGTGGCGGAGAGATCGCACTACTCCGGCTTATCAGTAACTTAGATCGATCACTCGTCGAGCCCGTCGTCGTTTTGGCAGAAGAAGGACCGCTGGTCGCCCGTCTTCGTGCCCAGCGGATTGAGACTCATGTTGTCTTACTCACGGAGAAGATTCATCAGGTCCGGAAAGACGAGCTAACCTATAAAGGCTGGGTAAAAGCACTCGGCAATGTCCCTCTGTTCTGGCACTATGCGCAGACGGTTGCCACGTTTGCCCGGCAAAACTCGATCGAACTAATCTATACCAACTCCCTGAAGTCCGACTTCTACGGCGCACTGGCAGGGCTGCAGGCACGCCTCCCTGTGATCTGGCATGTCCGCGATCGGATCGAGTCGAGCTATCTCCCGAAGCCGGCGACGGCCCTAGTTCGCCTGTTTGCCCAGTGGCTTCCCGTCTGCGTCGTGGCCAACTCCCACGCGACACTGGAGACCCTTCAGCTGCCCTCGACGAAGCCCTCGGAGGTCGTCTATAGTGGCTTCACGCCCGAGTTTTGCGCGTGCTGTCAAGAGCCACGTGCTCAAAACGAGCGCCCACAGGTGGGACTAGTCGGGAGGATCGCGTCGTGGAAGGGGCAAGAGATTCTGATTCGCGCCGCAGCACAGCTCCTGAGCCGCGGCACACAAGCACACTTTCGGATCATTGGTGCCCCGCTTTTCGGGGAGGACGAAGAGCTCGAGCGGCTGAAGCACCTTGTCGGTGAGCTCGGGATTGAGAGCCATGTCTCGTTCTTGGGCTTCCAGCCCGATATCCCACAGCAGCTACTCCAGCTCGATATCCTGGTCCATGCCAGTACGACACCGGAGCCCTTTGGACAGGTCGTTGTTGAGGGAATGCTGGCCGGGCTTCCGGTGATCGCAACCGACGGCGGCGGGGTTCGGGAGATTATCACCCACGGCCAGACGGGGCTCCTGGTTCCCTGCGGCGATGTCGATGCACTCGCCCAGAGCCTCCAGCGGCTTCTTGATAGCCCCGCTGAGGCCGCAGAGCTTGCCGCTAAGGGACGTGCCCATGCGCAACAAACCTTTACCATCGCGCACTCGGCCCGTGCCAGTGAGCAGCTCTACCGGCGCGTCCTTGACCATTGGCAGGCGGCGGCACAAAAAACCGCTACCCCACCCCGACAGCTTATCTATGCGGGCTGGGCAGCGGTTGTGGTGGTGCTGTTTGCGCTGGGGGAGCTACAGATTTTTCAGTAG
- a CDS encoding S9 family peptidase, with product MRASLLFAAALVCAAPAFAQTKVFTFDEALGGAGVSLSATPQGAVTWASGSVYKLSKDGVDRYIDARTGKEVPKPKDSTVEDTSRVTVAGRRGRRAVGTGLTSPDGRYTAFVKNNNLYVKDSQGGDDKQLTKDGSATILNGILDWVYDEEVYGRGSRYAIRWSPDSKHVAFLRLDESGVKKYRIQDHTKRQQDATEDWDYPLPGDPNPTAKLGIVSVDGGEPVFVDTRPFVAEDLLIVRFAFTPDGKRLYYQLQNRIQSQLELRSADALTGNDSRTLISEKSAQWIDVTDDPTWLADGTFLWTSDRDGFRHLYRYKQDGTLVAQVTKGAYDMKGVTRLDEAKGLVYFQGNGVDVSGSHLYRAPLDGKTPPQCLTQGMGTHAVSFSPTEEFYFDTYSTAENPGMVRLCDGKTGAVLKTVIKYDPPTAGAQYRLGTGKFVTIKARDGYVLEGTLLLPPGYDPKKRYPVYMPVYAGPSAPTARNSYGSVNGSVRDQFLAQNGIIVFKCDNRTANPRGTAAQKCSYKQFGVRELQDIEDALTYLVDQGYADKDRLSIEGWSFGGFMTAYALTHSKMFKCGIAGAPPTDWALYDTIYTERYMSTPQLNPDGYRAASCLEGAANCHGKLLLVHGMMDDNVHLQNSVQLIYQLQKAGKDFEMMYYPSPTSRHGIGDFAQSRHSRRLMLSFLLKNL from the coding sequence ATGCGAGCTTCTCTTCTCTTCGCCGCAGCCCTCGTGTGCGCGGCACCCGCCTTTGCTCAGACAAAGGTCTTCACCTTCGACGAGGCCCTCGGGGGGGCGGGGGTGAGCCTCTCGGCGACTCCGCAGGGGGCGGTGACCTGGGCGAGCGGGAGTGTCTACAAGCTCTCCAAAGACGGAGTGGACCGCTATATCGACGCCCGAACCGGCAAGGAAGTGCCAAAACCCAAGGACAGTACCGTGGAGGACACCTCTCGGGTAACAGTAGCAGGCCGGCGCGGGCGACGGGCCGTGGGGACAGGGCTGACCAGCCCCGATGGGCGCTACACGGCTTTTGTCAAGAACAACAACCTCTATGTCAAGGATAGCCAGGGCGGCGACGACAAGCAGCTCACCAAGGACGGCTCCGCGACCATCTTAAACGGCATCTTGGACTGGGTCTACGACGAAGAGGTCTACGGGCGGGGGAGTCGCTACGCCATTCGCTGGAGCCCCGATAGCAAGCATGTCGCCTTCCTGCGCCTCGATGAGTCCGGGGTGAAGAAGTACCGGATTCAGGACCACACCAAGCGCCAGCAAGACGCCACCGAGGACTGGGACTACCCGCTCCCCGGCGATCCCAACCCGACCGCAAAGCTAGGAATCGTCTCGGTGGACGGCGGCGAGCCGGTCTTTGTGGACACGCGCCCCTTTGTCGCTGAGGACCTGCTGATCGTCCGCTTTGCCTTCACCCCCGATGGCAAGCGCCTCTACTACCAGCTCCAGAACCGAATCCAGAGCCAGCTCGAGCTCCGTAGCGCCGATGCCCTCACCGGCAACGACTCCCGCACGCTGATCTCCGAGAAAAGCGCCCAGTGGATCGATGTCACCGACGATCCCACGTGGCTCGCCGATGGCACCTTCCTCTGGACCAGCGACCGCGATGGCTTCCGGCACCTCTACCGCTACAAGCAAGACGGGACGCTGGTCGCGCAGGTCACCAAGGGCGCGTATGACATGAAGGGAGTCACGCGACTCGATGAGGCCAAGGGGCTGGTGTACTTCCAAGGCAATGGGGTCGATGTCTCCGGGAGCCACCTCTACCGAGCGCCGCTCGATGGAAAGACCCCGCCGCAGTGCCTGACTCAGGGTATGGGGACCCACGCGGTCAGCTTCTCCCCAACCGAGGAGTTCTACTTCGATACCTACTCGACCGCCGAGAATCCCGGTATGGTGCGCCTCTGCGACGGCAAGACAGGGGCGGTTCTCAAGACGGTGATCAAGTACGACCCCCCGACCGCGGGTGCGCAGTACCGGCTCGGGACGGGCAAGTTTGTGACGATCAAGGCGCGCGATGGCTATGTCCTGGAGGGCACCCTGCTCCTGCCGCCCGGCTACGATCCCAAGAAGCGCTACCCGGTCTACATGCCGGTCTACGCCGGACCGAGTGCCCCAACGGCGCGCAATAGCTACGGAAGTGTCAATGGGAGTGTTCGCGACCAGTTCCTCGCCCAAAACGGGATCATTGTCTTCAAGTGCGACAACCGGACCGCCAACCCGCGCGGCACCGCGGCGCAGAAGTGCAGCTACAAGCAGTTTGGTGTACGCGAGCTGCAAGATATCGAGGACGCGCTGACCTACCTGGTGGACCAGGGCTATGCCGACAAGGACAGGCTCTCCATCGAGGGCTGGAGCTTTGGGGGCTTTATGACCGCCTACGCCCTAACCCACTCGAAGATGTTCAAGTGCGGGATCGCGGGCGCACCGCCCACCGACTGGGCTCTCTACGACACGATCTACACCGAGCGCTACATGTCCACCCCACAGCTCAACCCCGATGGCTACCGCGCCGCCTCGTGTCTGGAGGGCGCGGCCAACTGCCACGGAAAACTGCTGCTGGTGCACGGGATGATGGACGACAATGTCCACCTACAGAACTCGGTGCAGCTGATCTACCAGCTCCAGAAGGCCGGGAAGGACTTTGAGATGATGTACTATCCGTCGCCCACCAGCCGCCATGGGATTGGAGACTTTGCCCAGAGCCGCCACTCCCGCCGCCTGATGCTGAGCTTCCTACTGAAAAATCTGTAG
- a CDS encoding RNA polymerase sigma factor, translated as MRTNSSHRRLTHLYDTHSERVYRFCLRLCGGCQEDAEDLTQEVFLAALESLPRFAGRSTHQTWLFRIAVFRSRALRQRRERLPLAPLTDLPLVGSESQILVRLTLASALVCLSEAQREAFLLVKAEGLTHKEAAKVLQLPIGTVQSQVYEAVGKLRTILSEEAFHG; from the coding sequence ATGCGCACCAATAGCTCCCACCGTCGCCTCACCCACCTCTATGATACGCACAGCGAGCGGGTCTATCGCTTCTGCCTGCGCCTCTGCGGAGGCTGCCAGGAAGATGCGGAAGACCTCACGCAGGAGGTATTTCTCGCTGCACTGGAGAGCCTTCCCCGGTTTGCGGGGCGCTCGACCCACCAGACCTGGCTCTTCCGTATCGCCGTGTTTCGCTCCCGTGCCCTTCGCCAGCGCCGCGAGCGTCTTCCCCTTGCGCCACTCACCGACCTTCCGCTTGTCGGGAGTGAGTCTCAGATACTCGTTCGTCTGACACTTGCGAGCGCTCTCGTGTGTCTGAGTGAGGCGCAGCGTGAGGCGTTCTTGCTGGTCAAGGCGGAGGGGCTTACCCATAAAGAGGCGGCCAAGGTTCTACAGTTGCCTATCGGGACTGTCCAGAGCCAAGTCTATGAGGCGGTCGGAAAACTACGGACCATTCTCTCTGAGGAGGCTTTTCATGGATAA
- a CDS encoding YifB family Mg chelatase-like AAA ATPase — MLAVVESAAIFGVDAYGVRAEVNVSGTVPSFTIVGLPDAAVQESRERVRAAIRNSGLRFPYEKRIIVNLAPADIRKAGPAFDLPIAVGLLVATEQLAPEQLAETVFIGELGLDGAVRPVSGILPLALWARQSGRRRLIVPEANTREAAIVGEVDVYGVTSLAQVLEILNEPEFFVPVREDPQKILAHRGSSDVDFSDVKGQAQVKRALEVAAAGGHNLLLIGSPGAGKTMLARRLPTILPTLSVEEALEVTKLYSVSGHLASGAALVTERPFRSPHHTISNAGLTGGGSIPRPGEVSLAHFGVLFLDELPEFNRDVLEVMRQPLEDGHVTIARAAASLTYPARFTLVAAMNPCPCGFYGDPVRACSCSQQAVAKYLARVSGPLLDRIDIHLEVPRLHHDELTAPPAGESSTAIRGRVERARELQRRRFLRELHTVLDGHELPGEKVPLATASPSPSTFCNAHMSSRQLQRHCTMEPEAKSLLSSAITAMQLSARAYDRILKVARTIADLAASETIGVAHIAEAVQYRTLDRKFWR; from the coding sequence ATGTTAGCAGTGGTAGAATCCGCAGCGATTTTTGGGGTGGACGCCTACGGCGTCCGGGCAGAGGTCAATGTCTCAGGGACCGTTCCGAGCTTTACGATCGTGGGGCTCCCCGATGCGGCGGTGCAGGAGAGCCGAGAGCGCGTCCGGGCGGCGATTCGCAACAGCGGCCTGCGCTTCCCCTACGAGAAACGCATCATCGTTAACCTCGCCCCCGCCGATATCCGAAAAGCCGGGCCCGCCTTCGACCTTCCTATCGCTGTCGGCCTGCTAGTCGCCACCGAGCAGCTCGCCCCGGAGCAGCTTGCCGAGACCGTCTTTATCGGGGAGCTGGGCCTCGATGGTGCGGTGCGCCCGGTCTCGGGGATTCTCCCCCTGGCGCTCTGGGCACGGCAGAGCGGACGGCGGCGGCTGATTGTCCCCGAGGCCAACACCCGTGAGGCTGCGATTGTGGGCGAGGTCGATGTGTATGGGGTGACATCGCTGGCCCAGGTGCTGGAGATCCTCAACGAGCCCGAGTTCTTTGTTCCCGTGCGGGAGGACCCGCAGAAGATCCTGGCGCACCGGGGCAGCAGCGATGTGGACTTCTCCGATGTCAAGGGCCAAGCGCAGGTCAAGCGGGCGCTGGAGGTCGCGGCGGCGGGCGGGCACAATCTCCTGCTGATCGGCTCTCCGGGCGCGGGAAAGACCATGCTGGCGCGACGGCTCCCGACCATCCTGCCGACGCTCTCGGTCGAGGAGGCGCTGGAGGTCACGAAGCTCTACTCGGTCTCGGGGCACCTTGCCAGCGGCGCGGCCCTGGTCACGGAGCGCCCGTTTCGCTCGCCGCACCACACGATCTCCAACGCGGGACTCACGGGGGGCGGCTCGATCCCTCGTCCCGGTGAGGTCTCCCTGGCACACTTCGGGGTTCTCTTTCTCGATGAGCTCCCCGAGTTCAACCGCGATGTGCTTGAGGTGATGCGCCAGCCACTCGAAGACGGCCACGTGACCATCGCCCGGGCCGCCGCATCGCTGACCTACCCCGCGCGCTTCACCCTGGTGGCGGCCATGAACCCCTGCCCTTGTGGCTTCTACGGCGATCCGGTTCGGGCGTGCTCCTGCTCTCAACAGGCGGTCGCCAAGTACCTCGCGCGGGTCTCGGGACCACTGCTCGACAGAATCGATATCCACCTGGAAGTCCCACGCCTCCACCACGACGAGCTCACCGCCCCACCCGCGGGCGAGAGCTCCACTGCAATTCGGGGGCGTGTGGAGCGGGCACGAGAGCTACAGCGGCGACGATTTCTGCGTGAGCTTCACACGGTCTTGGACGGCCATGAGCTCCCGGGAGAAAAAGTCCCGCTGGCCACTGCGTCACCTTCCCCCAGCACGTTCTGCAACGCCCACATGTCCTCGCGCCAGCTCCAGCGCCACTGCACGATGGAGCCTGAGGCAAAATCTCTTTTAAGCTCGGCGATTACCGCGATGCAGCTGTCGGCGCGCGCCTACGACCGCATCCTGAAAGTTGCCCGCACCATCGCCGACCTTGCCGCCTCGGAGACCATTGGGGTTGCCCATATCGCCGAGGCGGTGCAGTACCGGACACTGGACCGTAAGTTCTGGCGCTAG
- a CDS encoding alpha-glucosidase/alpha-galactosidase has product MAEEKKAGHAAHTQDAQERGLPGTMLRPIKVTMMGAGSGFTPRLTSDILNIPGNQGGTIALVDTDESRLKTMVALLTRLVHEKGLAQKWMIIGSTNRREMLPGSDYLTNCIEVSGLGCVRHDNDIPAKYGVNQCIGDTIGPGGLFKSLRTIPVWLDVLRDAEELCPDVIVLNYTNPMSMMCLAAARVSTLPIVGLCHSVQGTSHLLAGYAGVPYAEMDWECAGINHLAWFTRLNHHGKSLYDTVLYEKFRQELELTVAEGLPDNPENLVYGPKDLPSHHKDVVRKDMCVHFGAFITESSGHLSEYLPYYRKRKDLLHKYSRFGYDGGTSFYADNWPTWRANADSEREAMVRGEKPVGWERSWEYASWIIEAREKDTPFRIHGNVPNTGGLIENLPHDGIVEVSCMVDRNGINPTRYGKLPSQMAGVCQMNMAMYELGAQAAIEKSIEKAIHALYLDPLTMACCSPAEIKAMALEMFEAEKDFLPGFH; this is encoded by the coding sequence ATGGCTGAAGAGAAGAAGGCGGGCCACGCTGCCCACACGCAAGACGCGCAGGAGCGGGGCCTCCCCGGGACGATGCTGCGTCCGATTAAAGTGACAATGATGGGGGCGGGCTCCGGCTTCACCCCACGACTGACAAGCGATATCCTCAACATTCCCGGCAACCAGGGTGGGACGATTGCGCTGGTGGATACCGACGAGAGCCGGCTCAAGACCATGGTCGCCCTGCTGACCCGCTTGGTGCACGAGAAGGGGCTCGCGCAGAAGTGGATGATTATTGGCTCCACCAACCGCCGTGAGATGCTCCCTGGCTCGGACTACCTGACCAACTGTATCGAGGTGAGCGGCCTGGGCTGTGTCCGCCACGACAACGATATCCCCGCCAAGTACGGGGTCAACCAGTGCATCGGGGATACGATTGGACCGGGTGGGCTCTTCAAGTCCCTCCGGACGATCCCTGTCTGGCTGGACGTGCTGCGGGATGCCGAGGAGCTGTGCCCCGACGTGATCGTGCTCAACTACACCAACCCCATGAGCATGATGTGCCTTGCGGCCGCACGGGTCTCGACTCTGCCCATTGTCGGGCTGTGCCACTCGGTGCAGGGGACGAGCCACCTGCTGGCGGGCTACGCGGGAGTGCCCTACGCGGAGATGGACTGGGAGTGCGCGGGCATCAACCACCTGGCCTGGTTCACCCGGCTCAACCACCACGGCAAGAGCCTCTACGACACCGTGCTCTATGAGAAGTTCCGTCAGGAGCTGGAGCTGACGGTCGCGGAGGGCCTGCCCGACAACCCGGAGAACCTGGTCTATGGCCCCAAGGACCTGCCCAGCCACCATAAAGATGTCGTCCGAAAAGACATGTGTGTCCACTTTGGTGCCTTTATCACCGAGTCGTCGGGGCACCTCTCGGAGTACCTGCCCTACTACCGTAAGCGCAAGGACCTGCTCCATAAGTACTCGCGGTTCGGCTACGACGGTGGCACGAGCTTCTACGCCGACAACTGGCCGACCTGGCGCGCCAACGCCGACTCCGAGCGGGAGGCGATGGTCCGCGGCGAGAAACCCGTGGGCTGGGAGCGCTCCTGGGAGTACGCGAGCTGGATTATCGAGGCCCGTGAGAAAGACACCCCGTTTCGCATCCATGGCAATGTCCCCAACACCGGCGGGCTGATCGAGAACCTCCCACACGATGGCATTGTCGAGGTCTCGTGCATGGTCGACCGCAACGGGATCAACCCGACCCGCTACGGCAAGCTCCCCAGCCAGATGGCCGGCGTCTGCCAGATGAACATGGCCATGTACGAGCTCGGGGCGCAAGCGGCGATCGAGAAGAGCATTGAGAAAGCGATCCATGCGCTCTATCTCGACCCGCTCACCATGGCTTGCTGCTCACCCGCCGAGATTAAGGCCATGGCGCTGGAGATGTTCGAGGCCGAGAAGGACTTCCTCCCCGGCTTTCACTAG